Sequence from the Verrucomicrobiales bacterium genome:
AGGTGATCACGGCCCACAAAGGAGATCTCTGGCTCCGGGCCGAGACCCGTGGACGCGCCGCTCACAGCTCCCAGCCGGAGCTCGGTGAGAACGCCATTGAGTCGATGGCGAAAGTAGTGACCCTCCTGCAGGGACCGTACGCCCGACAGCTCAAGAAGCGCCGTCATCCCCTGCTCGGATCTGCCACGGTCAATGTCGGCATGATCACCGGCGGCAAGCAGCCCAACATCGTGCCGGACCAGTGCGAAATCCGTGTTGATCGGCGCACCCTACCCGGCGAAAAGGACGCACAAATCATCCGAGAGATCGGGACGTTTTTGAAGTCCGAGGGTTGCGATGTCATTCTGAAGGACTGGAAGGGTGTCCCCTCAGTCGCTCTGGAAACCGATCCGGAGCTAGCTCCGGTCAAGCGACTGATGAGCCTGGCCGGACAAACCCGCCCGGCCGGAGTGAACTACTTCAGCGACGCGGGGGTGCTGGGCCAAGCGGGCATTCCGAGCGTGGTGTTCGGCCCGGGCGACATCGCCCAAGCCCACACGATCGATGAATGGATCGCGATCCGCCAACTCGAGCGGGGAACCGATCTCCTGACGCGATTTTTGGAGGGATTGGATTGAGTCGGTTTGCATTCTTTCGGCAGAGCACCTGGCTACTGTTGGCGACGGCAGGAGGAGGCCTTTTTGGAGTGCTTCTTCAGAAACTCGCAGGCCACTTTATTCCGGCGGCGAATCACCTCAATCCATCAGAGACCTATAGTTCCTTCATCTCCATGCGGGAAGCTCAGGCGCAACTCTGCATTCCGTTCATTGGAATGCAAACAGCCTTCGCTCAGCTGGCGGCCCGGTCGGGCGCGCTGCAAGACGATGAGGAAGTCTCCGGCGCACTGCGAGGATTGCTCAAATGCATGTTGGGTTTCTGGGTCATCATGGGGGTTCTGTGCCAGATCTTTCAGAACTCACTGATGGCCACCTACAAGCTCACCGGACCATGGATACTGTGGCTCACTCTTGGTTTGGCCATGGTATCGGCAGCCACACCCGCCCTGTTCGGGGTTCTTCAGGGGAAGCAACGATTCCTAGAGCTAGGGGCTGCGAGAGTAGCGAGCGACGTCAGTCTGGTGATCGGAGTTGGTCTGGTCCTCGTGTTGTTGGTAGCCCCCGCAAACCG
This genomic interval carries:
- a CDS encoding M20/M25/M40 family metallo-hydrolase — its product is MSPVAQLLRDLIAIPSINPAFTTPDHPLTGEHRVAQHLLEIAGRAGLEAKLSPVLPSRSNLIVRLKPKGKVRSRILLAPHLDTVTIQDESQLKPVLQHGRLYGRGACDTKGSVAAMFTAVLRLTQGLRRPDHTEISFVGLVDEENGQSGSRALARQKFQADFAIVGEPTCLKVITAHKGDLWLRAETRGRAAHSSQPELGENAIESMAKVVTLLQGPYARQLKKRRHPLLGSATVNVGMITGGKQPNIVPDQCEIRVDRRTLPGEKDAQIIREIGTFLKSEGCDVILKDWKGVPSVALETDPELAPVKRLMSLAGQTRPAGVNYFSDAGVLGQAGIPSVVFGPGDIAQAHTIDEWIAIRQLERGTDLLTRFLEGLD